In uncultured Cohaesibacter sp., a genomic segment contains:
- the addA gene encoding double-strand break repair helicase AddA, whose amino-acid sequence MAMQIPLETQEAQSRASDPENSAWVSANAGSGKTFVLARRVIRLLLAGTEPSKILCLTFTKAAAAEMSNRVFRQLSGWTELSDDALRQELTSLDGKQPTDPQLQRARRLFARALETPGGLKIQTIHAFAERLLHQFPLEANVPAHFEILDDQLASELLSASLSHVMRAARLEIRPQWTAALGLLINHMGDMDIQGALISVVRDREGFGRFMEGAEISTPGAGSTGLEAAVASLAAALGLEAGDSLASLDAAIPFGPDFAAGYLSALAPLFETGGKRDKAQAVLMRSLLAHPPLGEQISLWLELFRKKDGKAKALSYMASKKMIEGDLGLEGAIEREQTRLDALFDKRNALVTLEVSRALFTLAEGVISYYERAKAARGLMDFEDLILKAAQLLRPVRAAAWVHYKLDQGIDHILVDEAQDTNPHQWEIIQQLGEEFFSGDSARDVNRTIFAVGDEKQSIYSFQGAKPKWFADMRRHFGRQAERAGKPFHDIKLRLSFRSTPHVLKSVDQVFSSATTYEALSSDKQKTDHEPIRGRDPGLVEVWPLYERTEPTMDEDWAKPLDAQGDADPQVRLAKDIAKTIRHWLDTGQHLEGNGRKITAGDVLVLVRKRGAFVNAVNRALKEAGLPVAGADRLALLDHIAVMDLLALGDIMLLPEDDLSLAAVLRSPLFGLSDERLYDLAHEAGGRSVSLWDVLRKRADAGASGDADFTAIFAQLSRWQGQIDFQPPFDFFAQILGPEGKRRAFIERLGPEADEVIDELLSRALDFEKKQTPNLQSFLAAMRQGGAEIKRDMGAAEGQIRVMTVHGSKGLEAPIVFLVDGTGKPANARHHPHLVDLETPDGSPNLKVWKASSANQPAPVAAALSRLDAEAEEEYLRLLYVGMTRAEDRLYLTGYTGVRAPAENCWYEVTRRALSEELQEVPHPVTGDPIYRWHLAGNFRDRDAIETAPASGAVDSEALPDWLFRKASEPPRPTALLQPSKAAEKIEAERGSPQLVASGNSNSPVHDWEPRRRGTIIHALIENLPQVAESERKIAGLSYLSHVAKDMPEASRRAVLEEVLLLLSNPDFADLFSPDSLAEVAIAGVVTVDGEDYTVSGQIDRLVVREDRVIIVDYKTNRSIPTSPEAIPLAYRSQMALYARLLEPLYPGKAVETLLLWTAEPSIMQVSKGLRQSALDEIGVNRPIAP is encoded by the coding sequence AAACTCGGCCTGGGTGAGCGCCAATGCCGGGTCGGGCAAGACTTTCGTGCTGGCCCGCCGCGTCATTCGGCTGTTGCTGGCGGGCACCGAACCCTCCAAGATCCTCTGCCTCACCTTCACCAAGGCGGCAGCGGCGGAAATGTCGAACCGCGTGTTTCGTCAGCTCAGCGGCTGGACCGAACTCTCCGACGACGCGCTGCGGCAGGAGCTGACCAGCCTTGACGGCAAGCAGCCCACCGATCCGCAGCTCCAGCGGGCCCGTCGCCTGTTCGCACGGGCGCTGGAAACGCCGGGTGGGCTGAAAATCCAGACCATCCATGCCTTCGCCGAACGGCTGTTGCATCAGTTTCCGCTGGAAGCCAACGTTCCAGCCCATTTCGAGATTCTCGACGACCAGCTAGCATCCGAGCTATTATCCGCTTCGCTCTCCCATGTCATGCGGGCGGCCCGCCTCGAGATCCGGCCCCAATGGACGGCGGCGCTCGGCCTGCTGATCAATCACATGGGCGACATGGATATTCAGGGCGCGCTCATCTCGGTGGTGCGCGATCGCGAGGGCTTTGGCCGTTTCATGGAAGGGGCTGAAATCTCCACTCCCGGAGCGGGCTCCACGGGGCTTGAAGCGGCGGTTGCCAGTCTGGCGGCTGCACTCGGTCTTGAGGCGGGCGACTCTCTGGCCTCGCTTGATGCTGCCATTCCATTCGGGCCGGACTTTGCCGCAGGCTATCTCAGCGCGCTGGCTCCGTTGTTTGAAACCGGTGGCAAGCGGGACAAGGCACAGGCCGTGCTGATGCGCTCGCTTCTTGCCCATCCACCGCTTGGCGAGCAGATCAGCCTGTGGCTTGAGCTGTTCCGCAAGAAGGATGGCAAGGCCAAGGCCCTGTCCTACATGGCCTCGAAAAAGATGATCGAGGGCGACCTCGGCCTTGAGGGTGCCATCGAGCGGGAGCAGACGCGGCTCGATGCGCTGTTTGACAAGCGCAATGCCCTTGTGACGCTGGAGGTCAGCCGGGCACTCTTCACGCTGGCTGAAGGCGTGATCAGCTATTACGAGCGGGCAAAGGCAGCCCGCGGGCTGATGGATTTCGAAGACCTGATCCTCAAGGCAGCCCAATTGCTGCGCCCGGTTCGGGCTGCGGCCTGGGTGCATTACAAGCTTGATCAGGGCATCGACCATATTCTGGTTGATGAGGCGCAGGACACCAACCCCCATCAGTGGGAAATCATCCAGCAGCTCGGAGAAGAATTTTTCTCAGGCGACAGCGCACGGGACGTCAACCGCACGATTTTTGCCGTTGGCGACGAAAAGCAGTCGATCTATTCCTTTCAGGGCGCCAAGCCAAAATGGTTCGCCGACATGCGCCGACACTTCGGTCGTCAGGCCGAACGCGCGGGAAAGCCCTTCCATGATATCAAGCTGCGGCTGTCCTTCCGCTCGACGCCACATGTGCTCAAATCGGTCGATCAGGTTTTCTCGTCAGCAACCACCTATGAGGCGCTGTCTTCGGACAAGCAGAAGACCGACCATGAACCGATCCGTGGACGCGATCCCGGCCTTGTCGAGGTCTGGCCGCTTTATGAGCGCACAGAGCCGACCATGGATGAGGACTGGGCCAAGCCGCTGGATGCACAGGGCGACGCAGATCCGCAGGTGCGACTGGCAAAGGACATCGCCAAAACCATCCGCCATTGGCTCGACACCGGACAGCATCTGGAAGGCAACGGGCGCAAGATCACCGCAGGGGACGTGCTCGTTCTGGTGCGCAAGCGCGGGGCGTTCGTGAATGCCGTCAACCGGGCGCTGAAGGAAGCCGGGCTGCCGGTGGCCGGTGCCGACCGGCTGGCGCTGCTCGACCATATCGCGGTAATGGACCTGTTGGCGCTGGGCGACATCATGCTGCTGCCAGAGGACGATCTGTCGCTGGCTGCGGTGCTGCGCAGCCCGCTGTTCGGACTGTCGGACGAGCGGCTGTATGACCTCGCCCATGAAGCAGGTGGACGCTCGGTAAGCCTCTGGGATGTCTTGCGAAAACGCGCTGACGCAGGGGCATCTGGTGATGCGGATTTTACCGCAATCTTTGCCCAGCTCAGCCGCTGGCAGGGGCAGATCGACTTCCAGCCGCCGTTCGATTTCTTTGCCCAGATTCTCGGCCCCGAAGGCAAGCGGCGGGCCTTTATCGAGCGCCTCGGACCGGAGGCCGACGAGGTCATTGACGAGTTGCTGTCCCGTGCCCTCGATTTCGAGAAAAAGCAAACGCCGAACCTGCAGTCGTTCCTTGCAGCCATGCGGCAGGGTGGCGCGGAGATCAAGCGCGACATGGGCGCTGCCGAAGGTCAGATCCGCGTGATGACGGTGCATGGCTCGAAGGGCCTTGAGGCGCCGATTGTCTTTCTGGTCGACGGCACCGGCAAACCGGCCAATGCCAGACATCATCCGCATCTGGTTGACCTTGAGACCCCTGATGGCAGCCCGAATCTGAAGGTATGGAAGGCTTCTTCCGCCAACCAGCCTGCGCCAGTTGCCGCCGCTTTGTCGCGCCTTGATGCGGAAGCGGAAGAGGAATATCTGCGGCTGCTCTATGTCGGCATGACCCGCGCCGAAGACCGGCTTTACCTTACCGGCTACACCGGAGTGCGGGCACCGGCCGAGAACTGCTGGTATGAGGTTACCCGCCGGGCGCTGTCGGAAGAATTGCAGGAAGTGCCGCACCCGGTCACCGGAGACCCCATCTATCGCTGGCACCTTGCGGGCAATTTCCGCGACCGGGACGCCATCGAGACGGCTCCGGCTTCCGGCGCGGTTGATAGCGAGGCACTGCCCGACTGGCTGTTCCGCAAGGCCAGTGAGCCGCCACGCCCGACGGCACTGTTGCAGCCTTCGAAAGCGGCGGAAAAGATCGAGGCAGAACGCGGCAGTCCGCAGCTTGTGGCCAGTGGCAACAGCAACAGCCCCGTGCATGACTGGGAACCGCGCAGACGGGGCACGATCATCCACGCCCTTATCGAGAATCTTCCGCAAGTCGCTGAAAGTGAACGCAAAATAGCGGGCCTCTCGTATCTTTCCCATGTTGCAAAAGACATGCCGGAAGCGTCGCGCCGCGCCGTTCTGGAAGAGGTTCTGCTGCTCTTGTCCAACCCGGATTTTGCGGATCTGTTCAGCCCGGACAGCCTTGCCGAAGTGGCCATTGCCGGAGTTGTAACCGTTGATGGTGAGGACTACACGGTTTCCGGCCAGATCGACCGGCTGGTCGTGCGCGAGGACAGGGTGATCATCGTCGATTACAAGACGAATCGCTCCATACCGACATCGCCCGAGGCGATTCCTCTGGCCTATCGCAGCCAGATGGCGCTTTATGCCCGGCTGCTGGAGCCACTTTATCCGGGCAAGGCTGTCGAAACTCTGTTGCTGTGGACCGCCGAGCCAAGCATAATGCAGGTTTCCAAAGGCTTGCGGCAATCTGCTCTTGATGAGATTGGCGTCAATCGACCTATTGCTCCTTGA
- the trxA gene encoding thioredoxin: MAIVNATDATFTQEVQSDVPVVVDFWAEWCGPCKMIAPILDEISKEKEDSVKIVKVNVDENPNTAAQFGVRSIPTLLLFKGGEAVAMKVGAAPKNDLVRWIETGA, from the coding sequence ATGGCTATCGTAAATGCAACCGACGCAACCTTCACTCAGGAAGTTCAGAGCGATGTTCCTGTTGTTGTTGATTTCTGGGCAGAATGGTGTGGCCCATGCAAGATGATCGCTCCGATCCTGGACGAAATTTCCAAGGAAAAGGAAGACAGCGTCAAGATCGTGAAGGTGAATGTTGACGAGAACCCGAACACCGCGGCCCAATTTGGCGTGCGGTCCATCCCGACCCTGCTGCTCTTCAAGGGCGGTGAAGCGGTTGCGATGAAAGTGGGTGCTGCTCCGAAGAACGATCTGGTTCGCTGGATCGAAACCGGCGCCTGA
- a CDS encoding DUF1127 domain-containing protein: MINTVVKNYRQWRNYRDTVEELNRLSNRDLSDLGISRSDISEIAREAAITK; encoded by the coding sequence ATGATCAATACCGTTGTGAAAAACTACCGTCAGTGGCGCAACTACCGCGACACCGTTGAAGAACTGAACCGTTTGAGCAACCGCGATCTCAGCGATCTGGGTATCTCGCGTTCGGACATCAGCGAAATTGCGCGCGAAGCTGCTATCACTAAATAA
- a CDS encoding folylpolyglutamate synthase/dihydrofolate synthase family protein produces the protein MTEETEAILERLVGLHPKSIDLELGRIERLLGKLGNPQLSLPPTIHIAGTNGKGSTSAFLRAIAEAAGKTVHVYTSPHLVRFCERIRLAGTLVSEATLLDALRRCEMANDGEPITFFEITTTAAFLLFSEHPADLLILEVGLGGRFDATNVIVDPLATVITPIAHDHEGFFGSKIARIAWEKAGIMKKGVPAIWAQQEEEVRTVLEEEAAKVGAGPLAIGGQDWMSYEEHGRLLFQGESGLMDLPLPRLGGRHQLANAGVAIATTRQVMPEITDEQIAKGLTSVDWPARLQRLTSGTLLQQLPKDVELWLDGGHNPHAGLAVASAFADLEEKAPRPLHMIVGMLNTKDPAGYFAPFKGLAKDIITVPIVGNDAGRDPVELAQIAQQAGIPASAAGSVDEALKRLTLMNLKPAPRILIAGSLYLAGNILRDNGTPPQ, from the coding sequence ATGACCGAAGAAACAGAAGCCATTCTGGAGCGCCTTGTTGGCCTCCATCCCAAAAGCATAGATCTGGAGCTGGGCCGCATCGAGCGGTTGCTCGGCAAACTTGGCAATCCGCAGCTGTCGCTGCCGCCGACGATCCATATTGCCGGGACCAATGGCAAGGGCTCCACGTCCGCCTTTCTGCGCGCCATCGCCGAAGCGGCTGGCAAGACGGTTCATGTCTATACCTCGCCGCATCTGGTGCGGTTCTGCGAGCGCATCCGTCTGGCTGGCACCCTCGTCAGCGAAGCGACGCTGCTTGATGCTCTGCGCCGTTGCGAGATGGCCAATGACGGCGAGCCCATCACCTTCTTTGAAATCACCACCACCGCCGCCTTCCTGTTGTTCTCCGAACATCCGGCCGATTTGTTGATTCTGGAGGTTGGCCTTGGCGGGCGATTTGATGCAACCAACGTCATCGTTGACCCGCTGGCAACCGTCATCACCCCCATCGCCCATGATCACGAAGGTTTCTTCGGCTCGAAGATTGCCCGCATCGCCTGGGAGAAGGCCGGGATCATGAAAAAGGGCGTTCCGGCCATCTGGGCGCAACAGGAAGAAGAAGTGCGCACGGTGCTGGAAGAGGAAGCTGCCAAGGTTGGCGCAGGCCCTCTGGCTATCGGCGGGCAGGACTGGATGAGCTATGAAGAACATGGCCGTCTGCTCTTTCAGGGTGAAAGCGGCCTGATGGATCTGCCGTTGCCCCGCCTTGGTGGACGGCATCAGCTCGCCAATGCCGGTGTGGCCATTGCGACCACAAGGCAGGTCATGCCCGAAATCACCGACGAGCAGATCGCCAAAGGGCTGACGTCCGTCGACTGGCCTGCACGTCTGCAGCGTTTGACATCGGGAACCCTGTTGCAGCAACTGCCCAAGGATGTCGAGCTGTGGCTCGATGGTGGCCACAACCCCCATGCCGGGCTGGCTGTTGCGTCGGCCTTTGCCGATCTCGAAGAAAAGGCGCCGCGCCCGCTGCATATGATCGTCGGGATGCTCAACACCAAGGATCCGGCAGGCTACTTTGCGCCCTTCAAGGGGCTGGCCAAGGACATCATTACCGTACCGATCGTCGGCAATGACGCTGGGCGCGACCCGGTTGAGCTTGCCCAAATCGCCCAGCAAGCCGGAATCCCGGCTTCTGCTGCCGGTTCGGTGGACGAGGCTCTCAAGCGCCTGACGCTGATGAATTTGAAACCGGCTCCCCGAATTCTGATCGCCGGCTCCCTCTATCTGGCTGGCAACATCCTGCGCGACAACGGCACCCCACCGCAATGA